The proteins below are encoded in one region of Engystomops pustulosus chromosome 8, aEngPut4.maternal, whole genome shotgun sequence:
- the GPRC5B gene encoding G-protein coupled receptor family C group 5 member B isoform X1 has protein sequence MKTHPAVVLLLFFVIGYGSSENSTTSRGCGLDIFPRYVYLCDLDAIWGIVVEAVAGAGVLTTLLLMLILLVRLPFITEKEKKSPLGIHFLFLLGTLGLFGLAFAFIIQEDEAICSTRRFLWGVLFSLCFSCLLAQAWRIRKLVRHGKSPSGWHLFGMVICLMLVQVIIATEWIILTVVREKKLACSYEPMDFVMVLIYVMVLMVVTLGLSLFTLCGKFQKWKKNGICLIITTFLSVLIWVAWMTMYLYGNNELKKKDQWNDPTLAIALISSGWVFLIFHAIVEVHCTILPPPQENTTNYFDTSQPRMRETPFEEDIQLPRSYMENKAFSMDEHNAAMRSGGFRNGSLGSRPSAPFRSNVYQPTEMAVVLNGGTDILQFILNQKDGAKSQV, from the exons ATGAAAACCCACCCAGCCGTTGTTCTGCTCCTCTTTTTCGTCATTGGCTATGGTTCCTCCGAAAATTCCACAACGTCGAGAGGCTGTGGGCTGGACATTTTTCCGCGCTATGTTTACCTTTGCGATCTGGATGCCATTTGGGGGATAGTGGTGGAAGCCGTGGCTGGAGCAGGGGTCCTTACCACCTTACTTCTTATGTTGATCCTGTTGGTAAGACTTCCATTCATCACTGAGAAGGAGAAGAAAAGTCCATTGGGAATACATTTCCTTTTCCTTCTTGGAACTCTTGGATTGTTTGGCTTGGCCTTTGCGTTCATCATACAAGAAGATGAAGCTATCTGCTCCACTAGAAGGTTCTTGTGGGGCGTCTTGTTTTCCCTTTGTTTTTCATGTCTGCTCGCTCAAGCCTGGAGGATCCGTAAACTCGTCCGGCATGGCAAGAGCCCATCCGGGTGGCATCTCTTTGGAATGGTTATTTGTCTGATGTTGGTTCAGGTCATTATCGCTACTGAATGGATTATCTTAACCGTGGTCAGAGAGAAGAAGTTGGCCTGCAGTTACGAGCCAATGGATTTTGTCATGGTTTTAATTTATGTCATGGTTCTCATGGTGGTTACCTTGGGCTTGTCGCTTTTTACGCTGTGTGGGAAATttcagaaatggaaaaaaaacggaATATGCCTTATTATTACAACTTTTCTTTCTGTCTTAATATGGGTGGCTTGGATGACTATGTATCTTTATGGTAACAACGAACTGAAGAAAAAAGACCAGTGGAATGATCCTACCTTGGCCATTGCCCTGATATCGAGTGGATGGGTGTTTCTTATCTTCCATGCCATCGTTGAGGTCCATTGTACCATTCTACCACCTCCACAGGAAAACACAACTAATTATTTTGATACATCTCAGCCCCGCATGAGAGAAACACCTTTTGAGGAAGATATTCAGCTGCCCCGGAGCTACATGGAAAATAAAGCTTTTTCTATGGATGAACATAATGCAG CCATGAGGTCTGGGGGATTTCGCAATGGAAGCTTAGGAAGCCGACCCAGCGCGCCCTTCAGGAGCAACGTGTATCAGCCTACCGAGATGGCGGTCGTCCTGAACGGTGGAACA
- the GPRC5B gene encoding G-protein coupled receptor family C group 5 member B isoform X2, with translation MKTHPAVVLLLFFVIGYGSSENSTTSRGCGLDIFPRYVYLCDLDAIWGIVVEAVAGAGVLTTLLLMLILLVRLPFITEKEKKSPLGIHFLFLLGTLGLFGLAFAFIIQEDEAICSTRRFLWGVLFSLCFSCLLAQAWRIRKLVRHGKSPSGWHLFGMVICLMLVQVIIATEWIILTVVREKKLACSYEPMDFVMVLIYVMVLMVVTLGLSLFTLCGKFQKWKKNGICLIITTFLSVLIWVAWMTMYLYGNNELKKKDQWNDPTLAIALISSGWVFLIFHAIVEVHCTILPPPQENTTNYFDTSQPRMRETPFEEDIQLPRSYMENKAFSMDEHNAAMRSGGFRNGSLGSRPSAPFRSNVYQPTEMAVVLNGGTIPTAPPSYTGRHLW, from the exons ATGAAAACCCACCCAGCCGTTGTTCTGCTCCTCTTTTTCGTCATTGGCTATGGTTCCTCCGAAAATTCCACAACGTCGAGAGGCTGTGGGCTGGACATTTTTCCGCGCTATGTTTACCTTTGCGATCTGGATGCCATTTGGGGGATAGTGGTGGAAGCCGTGGCTGGAGCAGGGGTCCTTACCACCTTACTTCTTATGTTGATCCTGTTGGTAAGACTTCCATTCATCACTGAGAAGGAGAAGAAAAGTCCATTGGGAATACATTTCCTTTTCCTTCTTGGAACTCTTGGATTGTTTGGCTTGGCCTTTGCGTTCATCATACAAGAAGATGAAGCTATCTGCTCCACTAGAAGGTTCTTGTGGGGCGTCTTGTTTTCCCTTTGTTTTTCATGTCTGCTCGCTCAAGCCTGGAGGATCCGTAAACTCGTCCGGCATGGCAAGAGCCCATCCGGGTGGCATCTCTTTGGAATGGTTATTTGTCTGATGTTGGTTCAGGTCATTATCGCTACTGAATGGATTATCTTAACCGTGGTCAGAGAGAAGAAGTTGGCCTGCAGTTACGAGCCAATGGATTTTGTCATGGTTTTAATTTATGTCATGGTTCTCATGGTGGTTACCTTGGGCTTGTCGCTTTTTACGCTGTGTGGGAAATttcagaaatggaaaaaaaacggaATATGCCTTATTATTACAACTTTTCTTTCTGTCTTAATATGGGTGGCTTGGATGACTATGTATCTTTATGGTAACAACGAACTGAAGAAAAAAGACCAGTGGAATGATCCTACCTTGGCCATTGCCCTGATATCGAGTGGATGGGTGTTTCTTATCTTCCATGCCATCGTTGAGGTCCATTGTACCATTCTACCACCTCCACAGGAAAACACAACTAATTATTTTGATACATCTCAGCCCCGCATGAGAGAAACACCTTTTGAGGAAGATATTCAGCTGCCCCGGAGCTACATGGAAAATAAAGCTTTTTCTATGGATGAACATAATGCAG CCATGAGGTCTGGGGGATTTCGCAATGGAAGCTTAGGAAGCCGACCCAGCGCGCCCTTCAGGAGCAACGTGTATCAGCCTACCGAGATGGCGGTCGTCCTGAACGGTGGAACA ATCCCGACCGCTCCTCCAAGTTACACTGGACGACATCTTTGGTGA